The following proteins are co-located in the Escherichia fergusonii ATCC 35469 genome:
- the ppiC gene encoding peptidylprolyl isomerase PpiC, with amino-acid sequence MAKTAAALHILVKEEKLALDLLEQIKNGADFGKLAKKHSICPSGKRGGDLGEFRQGQMVPAFDKVVFSCPVLEPTGPLHTQFGYHIIKVLYRN; translated from the coding sequence ATGGCAAAAACAGCAGCAGCACTGCATATCCTTGTAAAAGAAGAGAAACTGGCTCTGGATCTTCTCGAGCAGATTAAGAATGGTGCCGATTTCGGCAAGCTGGCGAAGAAACACTCCATTTGCCCGTCAGGGAAGCGCGGCGGTGATTTAGGTGAATTCCGCCAGGGTCAGATGGTTCCGGCGTTCGATAAAGTGGTTTTCTCTTGTCCGGTACTGGAGCCGACTGGCCCGCTGCATACCCAGTTCGGTTACCACATCATTAAGGTGCTGTACCGTAACTAA
- the ilvC gene encoding ketol-acid reductoisomerase, giving the protein MANYFNTLNLRQQLAQLGKCRFMGRDEFADGASYLQGKKVVIVGCGAQGLNQGLNMRDSGLDISYALRKEAITEKRASWRKATENGFKVGTYEELIPQADLVVNLTPDKQHSDVVRTVQPLMKDGAALGYSHGFNIVEVGEQIRKDITVVMVAPKCPGTEVREEYKRGFGVPTLIAVHPENDPKGEGMAIAKAWAAATGGHRAGVLESSFVAEVKSDLMGEQTILCGMLQAGSLLCFDKLVEEGTDPAYAEKLIQFGWETITEALKQGGITLMMDRLSNPAKLRAYALSEQLKEIMAPLFQKHMDDIISGEFSSGMMADWANDDKKLLTWREETGKTAFETAPQYEGKIGEQEYFDKGVLMIAMVKAGVELAFETMVDSGIIEESAYYESLHELPLIANTIARKRLYEMNVVISDTAEYGNYLFSYACVPLLKPFMAELQPGDLGKAIPEGAVDNAQLRDVNEAIRSHAIEQVGKKLRGYMTDMKRIAVAG; this is encoded by the coding sequence ATGGCTAACTACTTCAATACACTGAACCTGCGCCAGCAATTGGCACAGCTGGGCAAATGTCGCTTTATGGGCCGCGACGAATTCGCCGATGGCGCGAGCTACCTTCAGGGTAAAAAAGTGGTCATCGTCGGCTGTGGTGCACAGGGTCTGAACCAGGGCCTGAACATGCGTGATTCTGGTCTGGATATCTCCTACGCTCTGCGTAAAGAAGCGATTACCGAGAAGCGCGCATCATGGCGTAAAGCGACCGAAAACGGTTTTAAAGTGGGTACTTACGAAGAACTGATCCCGCAGGCAGATCTGGTGGTTAACCTGACGCCGGACAAGCAGCACTCCGACGTGGTGCGCACCGTACAGCCACTGATGAAAGACGGTGCGGCGCTGGGTTACTCGCATGGTTTCAACATCGTCGAAGTGGGCGAGCAGATCCGTAAAGACATCACCGTAGTAATGGTTGCGCCGAAATGCCCTGGCACCGAAGTGCGTGAAGAGTACAAACGTGGATTCGGTGTACCGACACTGATTGCCGTTCACCCGGAAAACGATCCGAAAGGCGAAGGCATGGCGATCGCTAAAGCATGGGCGGCAGCAACTGGTGGTCACCGTGCTGGCGTGCTGGAATCGTCCTTTGTTGCGGAAGTGAAATCTGACCTGATGGGCGAGCAAACCATTCTGTGCGGTATGTTGCAGGCTGGCTCTCTGCTGTGCTTCGACAAGCTGGTGGAAGAAGGCACCGACCCGGCATATGCAGAAAAACTGATTCAGTTCGGTTGGGAAACCATCACCGAAGCCCTGAAGCAGGGCGGCATCACCCTGATGATGGACCGTCTCTCTAACCCGGCGAAACTGCGTGCTTATGCGCTGTCTGAACAACTGAAAGAGATCATGGCACCGCTGTTCCAGAAACATATGGACGACATCATTTCCGGCGAATTCTCCTCCGGCATGATGGCTGACTGGGCCAACGACGATAAGAAACTGCTGACCTGGCGTGAAGAAACCGGCAAAACCGCGTTCGAAACCGCGCCGCAGTATGAAGGCAAAATCGGCGAGCAGGAGTACTTTGATAAAGGCGTACTGATGATCGCGATGGTAAAAGCAGGCGTTGAGCTGGCGTTTGAAACCATGGTTGATTCCGGCATCATCGAAGAATCTGCTTACTATGAATCACTGCACGAACTGCCGCTGATTGCCAACACCATCGCCCGTAAGCGTCTGTACGAAATGAACGTGGTTATCTCTGATACCGCCGAGTATGGTAACTATCTGTTCTCTTACGCTTGTGTGCCGTTGCTGAAACCATTTATGGCAGAGCTGCAACCGGGCGACCTGGGTAAAGCTATTCCGGAAGGTGCAGTGGATAACGCGCAGTTGCGTGATGTGAACGAAGCGATTCGCAGCCATGCGATTGAGCAAGTAGGTAAGAAACTGCGCGGCTATATGACAGATATGAAACGCATTGCTGTTGCGGGTTAA
- the ilvY gene encoding HTH-type transcriptional activator IlvY: MDLRDLKTFLHLAESRHFGRSARAMHVSPSTLSRQIQRLEEDLGQPLFVRDNRTVTLTEAGEELRVFAQQTLLQYQQLRHTIDQQGPSLSGELHIFCSVTAAYSHLPPILDRFRAEHPSVEIKLTTGDAADAMEKVVTGEADLAIAGKPETLPGAVAFSMLENLAVVLIAPALPCPVRNQVSVEKPDWSTVPFIMADQGPVRRRIELWFRRNKISNPMIYATVGGHEAMVSMVALGCGVALLPEVVLENSPEPVRNRVMILERSDEKTPFELGVCAQKKRLHEPLIEAFWKILPNH, translated from the coding sequence TTGGATTTACGCGATCTGAAAACCTTCCTGCATCTGGCGGAAAGCCGCCATTTTGGCCGTAGTGCGCGGGCGATGCACGTTAGTCCATCCACGCTCTCACGGCAGATTCAGCGCCTGGAAGAAGATCTCGGTCAGCCGCTGTTTGTGCGCGATAACCGCACGGTAACGCTGACCGAAGCGGGCGAAGAACTGCGCGTTTTCGCCCAGCAAACACTGTTGCAGTATCAGCAGCTGCGCCACACCATCGACCAGCAAGGGCCGTCCCTCTCTGGCGAATTACATATCTTCTGCTCGGTGACCGCTGCCTACAGCCATCTACCGCCGATTCTGGATCGCTTCCGCGCGGAACACCCGTCGGTGGAGATTAAACTCACTACTGGTGATGCGGCGGACGCAATGGAAAAAGTTGTAACGGGGGAAGCGGATCTGGCGATTGCCGGGAAGCCGGAGACGCTGCCAGGTGCGGTGGCATTTTCGATGCTGGAGAATCTGGCGGTGGTGCTGATCGCGCCAGCCTTACCGTGCCCGGTGCGTAATCAGGTTTCGGTAGAGAAGCCGGACTGGTCTACAGTGCCGTTTATCATGGCCGATCAGGGACCGGTACGCCGCCGCATTGAACTGTGGTTCCGACGCAACAAAATCAGCAACCCGATGATTTACGCCACAGTCGGTGGGCATGAAGCGATGGTATCGATGGTGGCGCTCGGCTGCGGCGTGGCCTTGTTGCCAGAAGTGGTGCTGGAAAACAGCCCGGAACCGGTGCGTAACCGCGTGATGATTCTGGAGCGTAGCGATGAGAAAACGCCGTTTGAACTGGGCGTGTGTGCACAAAAAAAGCGGCTGCATGAGCCGCTGATTGAGGCTTTCTGGAAGATTTTACCGAACCATTAA
- the ilvA gene encoding threonine ammonia-lyase, biosynthetic: MADSQPLSGAPEGAEYLRAVLRAPVYEAALVTPLQKMEKLSSRLDNVILVKREDRQPVHSFKLRGAYAMMAGLTEEQKAHGVITASAGNHAQGVAFSSARLGVKALIVMPTATADIKVDAVRGFGGEVLLHGANFDEAKAKAIELSQQQGFTWVPPFDHPMVIAGQGTLALELLQQDAHLDRVFVPVGGGGLAAGVAVLIKQLMPQIKVIAVEAEDSACLKAALDAGHPVDLPRVGLFAEGVAVKRIGDETFRLCQEYLDDIITVDSDAICAAMKDLFEDVRAVAEPSGALALAGMKKYIAQHNIRGERLAHILSGANVNFHGLRYVSERCELGEQREALLAVTIPEEKGSFLKFCQLLGGRSVTEFNYRFADAKNACIFVGVRLSRGLEERKEILQMLNDGGYSVVDLSDDEMAKLHVRYMVGGRPSHPLQERLYSFEFPESPGALLRFLNTLGTHWNISLFHYRSHGTDYGRVLAAFELGDHEPDFETRLNELGYDCHDETNNPAFRFFLAG, translated from the coding sequence ATGGCAGACTCACAACCCCTGTCTGGTGCTCCGGAAGGCGCCGAATATTTAAGAGCGGTGCTACGTGCACCGGTTTACGAGGCGGCGCTGGTCACGCCGCTACAAAAAATGGAAAAGCTCTCGTCGCGTCTTGATAACGTGATTCTGGTGAAGCGCGAAGATCGCCAGCCGGTACACAGCTTTAAGCTGCGCGGTGCATACGCCATGATGGCGGGCCTGACGGAAGAACAAAAAGCGCATGGCGTGATCACTGCCTCGGCGGGTAACCACGCGCAGGGCGTCGCGTTTTCTTCCGCACGGTTAGGCGTGAAGGCGCTGATCGTCATGCCAACCGCCACCGCCGATATCAAAGTTGATGCGGTACGCGGCTTTGGCGGCGAAGTGTTGCTTCATGGCGCGAACTTTGACGAAGCAAAAGCGAAAGCGATCGAACTGTCACAGCAGCAGGGCTTCACCTGGGTGCCACCGTTCGACCACCCGATGGTGATCGCCGGGCAAGGCACGCTGGCGCTGGAACTGCTCCAGCAGGATGCCCATCTTGACCGCGTGTTTGTGCCGGTCGGCGGCGGCGGTCTGGCGGCGGGTGTGGCGGTGTTGATCAAACAACTGATGCCGCAAATCAAAGTGATCGCCGTAGAAGCGGAAGATTCTGCCTGCCTGAAAGCGGCGCTGGATGCGGGTCATCCTGTGGATCTGCCGCGCGTGGGGCTGTTTGCTGAAGGCGTTGCGGTAAAACGCATTGGCGACGAAACCTTCCGTTTGTGCCAGGAGTATCTCGACGACATCATCACCGTCGATAGTGATGCTATCTGTGCGGCGATGAAGGATTTATTCGAAGATGTGCGCGCGGTGGCGGAACCCTCCGGCGCGCTGGCACTGGCAGGGATGAAAAAATATATCGCTCAGCACAACATTCGCGGTGAACGGCTGGCGCATATTCTTTCCGGTGCTAACGTGAACTTCCACGGCCTGCGCTACGTCTCGGAACGCTGCGAACTGGGCGAACAACGTGAAGCATTGCTGGCGGTGACCATTCCGGAAGAAAAAGGCAGCTTCCTGAAGTTCTGCCAGTTGCTTGGCGGGCGTTCGGTCACCGAGTTCAACTACCGCTTTGCCGATGCGAAAAACGCCTGCATTTTTGTCGGCGTGCGCTTAAGTCGAGGGCTCGAAGAGCGTAAAGAAATTTTGCAGATGCTCAACGATGGCGGCTACAGCGTGGTTGATCTCTCCGACGACGAAATGGCGAAGCTACACGTGCGCTATATGGTTGGCGGGCGTCCATCGCATCCGTTGCAGGAACGTCTCTACAGCTTCGAATTCCCGGAATCACCGGGCGCGCTGCTGCGCTTCCTCAATACGCTGGGCACGCACTGGAACATCTCTCTGTTCCATTATCGCAGCCACGGCACCGACTACGGGCGCGTACTGGCGGCGTTCGAGCTTGGCGATCATGAACCGGATTTCGAAACCCGGCTGAATGAGCTGGGCTACGATTGCCACGACGAAACCAATAACCCGGCGTTCAGGTTCTTTTTGGCGGGTTAA
- the ilvD gene encoding dihydroxy-acid dehydratase: MPKYRSATTTHGRNMAGARALWRATGMTDADFGKPIIAVVNSFTQFVPGHVHLRDLGKLVAEQIEAAGGVAKEFNTIAVDDGIAMGHGGMLYSLPSRELIADSVEYMVNAHCADAMVCISNCDKITPGMLMASLRLNIPVIFVSGGPMEAGKTKLSDQIIKLDLVDAMIQGADPKVSDSQSDQVERSACPTCGSCSGMFTANSMNCLTEALGLSQPGNGSLLATHADRKQLFLNAGKRIVELTKRYYEQDDESALPRNIASKAAFENAMTLDIAMGGSTNTVLHLLAAAQEAEIDFTMSDIDKLSRKVPQLCKVAPSTQKYHMEDVHRAGGVIGILGELDRAGLLNRDVKNVLGLTLPQTLEQYDIVVTQDDAVKNMFRAGPAGIRTTQAFSQDCRWDTLDDDRSNGCIRSLEHAYSKDGGLAVLYGNFAENGCIVKTAGVDDSILKFTGPAKVYESQDDAVEAILGGKVVAGDVVVIRYEGPKGGPGMQEMLYPTSFLKSMGLGKACALITDGRFSGGTSGLSIGHVSPEAASGGSIGLIEDGDLIAIDIPNRGIQLQVSDAELAARREAQEARGDKAWTPKNRERQVSFALRAYASLATSADKGAVRDKSKLGG; encoded by the coding sequence ATGCCTAAGTACCGTTCCGCCACCACCACTCATGGTCGTAATATGGCGGGTGCTCGTGCGCTGTGGCGCGCCACCGGAATGACCGACGCCGATTTCGGTAAGCCGATTATCGCGGTTGTGAACTCGTTCACCCAATTTGTACCGGGTCACGTTCATCTGCGCGATCTCGGTAAACTGGTCGCCGAACAAATTGAAGCGGCTGGCGGCGTTGCCAAAGAGTTCAATACCATTGCGGTGGATGATGGGATCGCTATGGGCCACGGGGGGATGCTTTATTCACTGCCATCTCGCGAACTGATCGCTGATTCCGTTGAGTATATGGTCAATGCCCACTGCGCCGACGCCATGGTCTGCATCTCTAACTGCGACAAAATCACCCCGGGGATGCTGATGGCTTCCCTGCGCCTGAATATTCCGGTGATCTTTGTTTCCGGCGGCCCGATGGAGGCCGGGAAAACCAAACTGTCCGATCAGATCATCAAGCTCGATCTGGTTGATGCGATGATCCAGGGCGCAGACCCGAAAGTCTCTGACTCCCAGAGCGATCAGGTTGAACGTTCCGCCTGTCCAACCTGCGGATCGTGTTCCGGGATGTTCACCGCTAACTCGATGAACTGCCTGACCGAAGCTCTGGGCCTGTCGCAGCCGGGCAACGGCTCGCTGCTGGCAACCCACGCTGACCGTAAGCAGTTGTTCCTCAATGCCGGTAAACGCATTGTTGAATTGACCAAACGTTACTACGAACAGGATGATGAAAGCGCACTGCCGCGTAACATCGCCAGTAAGGCGGCGTTTGAAAACGCCATGACGCTGGATATCGCGATGGGCGGATCGACTAACACCGTACTTCACCTGCTGGCGGCGGCACAGGAAGCGGAAATCGACTTCACCATGAGTGATATCGATAAGCTCTCCCGCAAAGTACCGCAGCTGTGTAAAGTCGCGCCGAGCACCCAGAAATACCATATGGAAGATGTTCACCGTGCTGGTGGTGTTATCGGTATTCTCGGCGAACTGGATCGCGCGGGGTTACTGAACCGTGATGTGAAAAACGTACTTGGCCTGACGTTGCCGCAAACACTGGAACAATACGACATCGTCGTGACCCAGGATGATGCGGTAAAAAATATGTTCCGCGCTGGCCCGGCGGGCATTCGTACTACACAGGCATTCTCGCAGGATTGCCGCTGGGATACGCTGGACGACGATCGCTCCAATGGCTGTATCCGCTCGCTGGAACACGCCTACAGCAAAGACGGCGGTCTGGCGGTGCTCTACGGTAATTTCGCAGAAAACGGCTGCATCGTTAAAACCGCAGGCGTCGATGACAGCATCCTCAAATTCACCGGCCCGGCGAAAGTATACGAAAGCCAGGACGACGCGGTAGAAGCGATTCTCGGCGGTAAAGTTGTCGCCGGAGATGTGGTAGTAATTCGCTATGAAGGCCCGAAAGGCGGTCCGGGGATGCAGGAAATGCTCTACCCAACCAGTTTCCTGAAATCAATGGGTCTCGGCAAAGCCTGTGCGCTGATCACCGATGGACGCTTCTCCGGCGGCACCTCTGGTCTTTCCATCGGCCACGTCTCGCCGGAAGCAGCAAGCGGCGGCAGCATTGGCCTGATTGAAGACGGCGACCTGATCGCCATCGACATACCGAACCGTGGCATTCAGTTACAGGTAAGCGATGCCGAACTGGCGGCCCGTCGTGAAGCGCAGGAAGCCCGTGGCGACAAAGCCTGGACGCCGAAAAACCGTGAACGTCAGGTTTCCTTTGCCCTGCGCGCCTACGCCAGCCTGGCAACCAGCGCCGACAAAGGCGCGGTGCGCGATAAATCGAAACTGGGGGGTTAA
- the ilvE gene encoding branched-chain-amino-acid transaminase, with protein sequence MTTKKADYIWFNGEMVRWEDAKVHVMSHALHYGTSVFEGIRCYDSHKGPVVFRHREHMQRLHDSAKIYRFPVSQSIDELMEACRDVIRKNNLTSAYIRPLIFVGDVGMGVNPPAGYSTDVIIAAFPWGAYLGAEALEQGIDAMVSSWNRAAPNTIPTAAKAGGNYLSSLLVGSEARRHGYQEGIALDVNGYISEGAGENLFEVKDGVLFTPPFTSSALPGITRDAIIKLAKELGIEVREQVLSRESLYLADEVFMSGTAAEITPVRSVDGIQVGEGRCGPVTKRIQQAFFGLFTGETEDKWGWLDQVNQ encoded by the coding sequence ATGACCACGAAGAAAGCTGATTACATTTGGTTCAATGGGGAAATGGTTCGCTGGGAAGACGCGAAGGTGCATGTGATGTCGCACGCGCTGCACTATGGTACCTCAGTTTTTGAAGGTATCCGTTGCTATGATTCGCACAAAGGACCAGTTGTATTCCGCCATCGTGAGCATATGCAGCGTCTGCATGACTCCGCCAAAATCTATCGCTTCCCGGTTTCGCAGAGCATTGATGAGCTGATGGAAGCGTGTCGTGACGTGATCCGCAAAAACAATCTCACCAGCGCCTATATCCGTCCGCTGATCTTCGTCGGTGATGTTGGCATGGGCGTAAACCCGCCAGCGGGATACTCAACCGACGTGATTATCGCCGCTTTCCCGTGGGGAGCGTATCTGGGTGCAGAAGCGCTGGAGCAGGGGATCGATGCAATGGTTTCCTCCTGGAACCGCGCAGCGCCAAACACCATCCCAACCGCGGCAAAAGCCGGTGGTAACTACCTCTCTTCTCTGCTGGTGGGTAGCGAAGCGCGCCGCCACGGTTACCAGGAAGGTATCGCGCTGGATGTGAATGGTTATATCTCTGAAGGTGCGGGCGAAAACCTGTTTGAAGTGAAAGATGGTGTGCTGTTCACCCCACCGTTCACCTCATCCGCGCTGCCGGGTATTACCCGTGACGCCATCATCAAACTGGCGAAAGAACTGGGAATTGAAGTGCGTGAGCAGGTGCTGTCGCGCGAATCACTGTACCTGGCGGATGAAGTGTTTATGTCTGGTACAGCGGCTGAAATCACGCCAGTGCGCAGTGTAGATGGTATCCAGGTAGGCGAAGGCCGTTGTGGCCCGGTTACCAAACGCATCCAGCAAGCCTTCTTCGGCCTCTTCACTGGTGAAACCGAAGATAAATGGGGCTGGTTAGATCAAGTTAATCAATAA
- the ilvM gene encoding acetolactate synthase 2 small subunit produces the protein MMQHQVNVSARFNPETLERVLRVVRHRGFHVCSMNMAAASDAQNINIELTVASPRSVDLLFSQLNKLVDVAHVAICQSTTTSQQIRA, from the coding sequence ATGATGCAACATCAGGTCAATGTATCGGCTCGCTTCAATCCGGAAACCTTAGAACGTGTTTTACGCGTGGTGCGTCATCGTGGTTTCCACGTCTGCTCAATGAATATGGCCGCCGCCAGCGATGCACAAAATATAAATATCGAATTGACCGTTGCCAGCCCACGGTCGGTCGACTTACTGTTTAGTCAGTTAAATAAACTGGTGGACGTCGCACACGTTGCCATCTGCCAGAGCACAACCACATCACAACAAATCCGCGCCTGA
- the ilvG gene encoding acetolactate synthase 2 catalytic subunit, translating into MNGAQWVVHALRAQGVNTVFGYPGGAIMPVYDALYDGGVEHLLCRHEQGAAMAAIGYARATGKTGVCIATSGPGATNLITGLADALLDSIPVVAITGQVSAPFIGTDAFQEVDVLGLSLACTKHSFLVQSLEELPRIMAEAFEVASSGRPGPVLVDIPKDIQLASGDLEPWFTTVENEVTFPHAEVEQARQMLAKAQKPMLYVGGGVGMAQAVSALREFLAATKMPATCTLKGLGAVDADYPYYLGMLGMHGTKAANFAVQECDLLISVGARFDDRVTGKLNTFAPHASVIHMDIDPAEMNKLRQAHVALQGDLNALLPALRQPLNINDWQQHCAQLRDEHAWRYNHPGDAIYAPLLLKQLSDRKPEDCVVTTDVGQHQMWAAQHIVHTRPENFITSSGLGTMGFGLPAAVGAQVARPNDTVVCISGDGSFMMNVQELGTVKRKQLPLKIVLLDNQRLGMVRQWQQLFFQERYSETTLTDNPDFLMLASAFGIPGQHITRKDQVEAALDTMLNSDGPYLLHVSIDELENVWPLVPPGASNSEMLEKLS; encoded by the coding sequence ATGAATGGCGCACAGTGGGTGGTACATGCGTTGCGGGCACAAGGTGTGAATACCGTTTTCGGTTATCCGGGTGGCGCAATTATGCCGGTTTACGATGCATTGTATGACGGCGGCGTGGAGCACTTGCTGTGCCGGCATGAGCAGGGCGCGGCAATGGCGGCTATCGGTTATGCCCGTGCTACCGGCAAAACTGGCGTATGTATCGCCACATCTGGTCCGGGCGCAACCAACCTGATAACCGGGCTTGCGGACGCACTGTTAGATTCCATCCCTGTTGTTGCCATCACCGGTCAGGTGTCCGCTCCCTTCATCGGCACCGACGCATTTCAGGAAGTTGATGTCCTGGGATTGTCATTAGCCTGTACCAAACACAGCTTCCTCGTACAGTCTCTGGAAGAGTTGCCGCGCATCATGGCTGAAGCATTCGAAGTTGCCAGCTCAGGTCGTCCCGGTCCGGTTTTGGTCGATATCCCAAAAGATATCCAGTTAGCCAGCGGCGATCTGGAACCGTGGTTCACCACTGTTGAAAACGAAGTGACTTTCCCACATGCCGAAGTCGAGCAAGCGCGTCAGATGCTGGCAAAAGCGCAAAAACCGATGCTGTACGTTGGCGGTGGCGTGGGCATGGCGCAGGCAGTTTCGGCTTTGCGTGAATTTCTCGCTGCCACAAAAATGCCTGCCACCTGCACGCTGAAAGGACTTGGCGCAGTTGATGCGGATTATCCGTACTATCTGGGCATGCTGGGGATGCACGGCACCAAAGCGGCGAACTTTGCGGTGCAGGAATGTGACTTGTTGATCTCCGTGGGTGCACGTTTTGATGACCGGGTAACTGGCAAACTGAACACCTTCGCACCACACGCCAGTGTTATCCATATGGATATCGACCCGGCAGAAATGAACAAGCTGCGTCAGGCGCATGTGGCATTGCAGGGTGATTTAAATGCTCTGTTACCGGCATTACGACAGCCGTTGAATATCAATGACTGGCAGCAACACTGCGCGCAGCTGCGTGATGAACATGCATGGCGTTACAACCATCCCGGTGATGCTATCTACGCGCCGTTGTTGTTAAAACAACTGTCGGATCGTAAACCTGAAGATTGTGTAGTAACCACAGATGTAGGGCAGCACCAGATGTGGGCCGCGCAGCACATCGTCCACACTCGCCCGGAAAATTTCATCACTTCAAGCGGATTAGGCACCATGGGGTTTGGTTTACCGGCAGCGGTTGGTGCGCAAGTTGCGCGACCGAACGATACCGTCGTCTGTATCTCCGGTGACGGCTCTTTCATGATGAATGTGCAAGAGCTGGGCACCGTAAAACGCAAGCAGTTACCGTTGAAAATCGTCTTACTCGATAACCAACGGTTAGGGATGGTTCGACAATGGCAGCAACTGTTTTTCCAGGAACGATATAGCGAAACCACCCTTACCGATAATCCCGATTTCCTCATGTTAGCCAGCGCCTTCGGCATCCCTGGCCAACACATCACCCGTAAAGACCAGGTTGAAGCGGCACTCGACACCATGCTGAACAGTGATGGGCCATACCTGCTTCATGTCTCAATCGACGAACTTGAGAACGTCTGGCCGCTGGTGCCGCCTGGCGCCAGTAATTCAGAAATGTTGGAGAAATTATCATGA
- the ilvX gene encoding peptide IlvX, with protein MNNSTKFCFSRFRTGN; from the coding sequence ATGAATAACAGCACAAAATTCTGTTTCTCAAGATTCAGGACGGGGAACTAA
- the ilvL gene encoding ilv operon leader peptide, which yields MTALLRVISLVVISVVVIIIPPCGAALGRGKA from the coding sequence ATGACAGCCCTTCTACGAGTGATTAGCCTGGTCGTGATTAGCGTGGTGGTGATTATTATCCCACCGTGCGGGGCTGCACTTGGACGAGGAAAGGCTTAG
- a CDS encoding YifB family Mg chelatase-like AAA ATPase → MSLSIVHTRAALGVNAPPITVEVHISKGLPGLTMVGLPETTVKEARDRVRSAIINSGYEYPAKKITINLAPADLPKEGGRYDLPIAIALLTASEQLTANKLDEYELVGELALTGALRGVPGAISSATEAIKSGRKIIVAKDNEDEVGLINGEGCLIADHLQAVCAFLEGKHALERPKPTNAVSRALQHDLSDVVGQEQGKRGLEITAAGGHNLLLIGPPGTGKTMLASRINGLLPDLSNEEALESAAILSLVNAESVQKQWRQRPFRSPHHSASLTAMVGGGAIPGPGEISLAHNGVLFLDELPEFERRTLDALREPIESGQIHLSRTRAKITYPARFQLVAAMNPSPTGHYQGNHNRCTPEQTLRYLNRLSGPFLDRFDLSLEIPLPPPGILSKAVVQGENSATVKQRVMAARERQFKRQNKLNAWLDSPEIRQFCKLESEDAQWLEETLLHLGLSIRAWQRLLKVSRTIADIDQSDVITRQHLQEAVSYRAIDRLLIHLQKLLT, encoded by the coding sequence ATGTCACTGTCAATTGTTCATACCCGCGCAGCCCTGGGAGTAAATGCGCCCCCAATCACTGTTGAGGTACATATCAGTAAAGGTCTACCAGGCTTAACGATGGTGGGCTTACCAGAAACAACGGTAAAAGAAGCTCGCGATCGCGTGCGCAGCGCCATTATCAATAGCGGATATGAATATCCGGCGAAAAAAATCACCATCAACCTTGCTCCAGCCGATCTGCCAAAAGAAGGGGGACGATATGATTTGCCTATCGCTATTGCGTTACTGACGGCCTCAGAACAGCTTACAGCCAATAAGTTAGATGAATATGAATTAGTCGGAGAACTGGCGCTTACAGGCGCTCTGCGTGGCGTTCCCGGCGCAATCTCCAGTGCAACTGAAGCTATTAAGTCGGGCAGAAAAATTATCGTCGCGAAAGATAACGAAGATGAAGTGGGGCTAATTAACGGTGAAGGATGCCTGATAGCCGATCATCTGCAGGCTGTCTGCGCGTTTCTGGAAGGTAAGCACGCTCTCGAACGCCCGAAACCAACTAATGCAGTATCCCGGGCGCTACAACATGATCTCAGTGATGTTGTCGGTCAGGAGCAAGGAAAGCGAGGACTGGAAATTACCGCCGCTGGCGGGCACAACCTTTTACTGATTGGACCGCCGGGAACAGGTAAAACAATGCTCGCCAGCCGTATTAATGGCCTGTTGCCAGATTTAAGCAATGAAGAGGCACTGGAGAGCGCTGCGATATTAAGTCTGGTAAATGCTGAATCAGTACAAAAACAATGGCGGCAGCGCCCGTTCCGCTCACCTCATCACAGTGCGTCGTTAACTGCGATGGTGGGCGGTGGTGCAATTCCAGGGCCTGGTGAAATTTCGCTGGCGCATAACGGCGTGCTTTTTCTTGATGAGCTACCTGAATTTGAACGACGTACACTGGATGCCTTGCGGGAGCCGATTGAATCCGGGCAGATCCATCTTTCACGCACGCGAGCAAAAATAACCTACCCGGCCCGTTTCCAGCTTGTTGCGGCGATGAACCCCAGCCCTACTGGACATTATCAGGGAAACCATAACCGCTGCACACCAGAGCAAACGCTGCGTTATCTCAACCGACTCTCTGGTCCCTTTCTTGACCGATTCGACCTCTCACTGGAGATCCCACTACCGCCACCCGGTATTTTGAGTAAAGCGGTTGTTCAGGGGGAAAACAGCGCCACCGTTAAACAACGCGTAATGGCCGCCAGAGAGCGCCAATTTAAGCGGCAGAATAAACTGAATGCCTGGCTGGATAGTCCGGAAATACGCCAATTCTGCAAGCTTGAGAGCGAAGACGCCCAGTGGCTGGAAGAAACGCTGCTTCATCTGGGGTTATCGATTCGTGCCTGGCAACGATTACTGAAGGTATCGAGAACTATTGCTGATATTGATCAGTCTGACGTCATCACACGCCAGCATTTACAGGAGGCAGTTAGCTATCGAGCTATCGATCGCTTGCTTATTCATTTACAAAAACTACTGACATAA